In one Roseburia intestinalis L1-82 genomic region, the following are encoded:
- a CDS encoding Stealth CR1 domain-containing protein, producing MKIRTGMESFMKQDNNIPEIDFVITWVDGNDPDWQKQKMEYSMQPDLSQKQDDRKERYRDWDLLRYWFRGVERFAPWVRRIHFVTWGHLPSWLNKEHPKLNIVNHKDFIPEKYLPTFNSHAIEWNMHRIPGLAENFVYFNDDMFLIKKVRPEQYFKNDLPVDMLALQPDVANTKDQVMPYIYLNNTMLLAKYFDKRENMKKQPGAYFHPGYPFMYFIYNMLELAFPLFTGFYTVHGPSPFKKSTFVKMWELEPELLNEVCSHKFRQKEDVSQYVLREYQKLTGGFVPGNVRRLCRYYDVSNDNSRIVADIGHQKSGSVCLNDSNQEIDFEWAKEELHMGFAQILKEKSAFEK from the coding sequence ATGAAAATCAGGACAGGGATGGAGAGTTTTATGAAGCAGGACAATAATATTCCGGAAATTGATTTTGTGATCACATGGGTGGATGGAAATGATCCGGACTGGCAGAAACAGAAAATGGAGTACAGTATGCAGCCGGATCTGTCGCAGAAACAGGATGACAGAAAAGAGAGATACAGAGACTGGGATCTGCTGAGGTACTGGTTTCGTGGTGTGGAGCGTTTTGCACCATGGGTGCGCAGGATACACTTTGTTACATGGGGGCATCTGCCATCCTGGTTAAATAAAGAACATCCGAAGTTAAATATTGTAAATCATAAAGATTTTATTCCAGAAAAATATCTGCCGACATTTAATTCACATGCCATTGAGTGGAATATGCACAGAATCCCAGGTCTGGCAGAGAATTTTGTATATTTTAATGATGATATGTTTCTGATAAAAAAGGTCAGACCGGAACAGTATTTTAAAAATGATCTTCCGGTGGATATGCTGGCTCTTCAGCCTGATGTGGCAAATACAAAAGATCAGGTCATGCCATATATTTACCTGAATAATACCATGCTTCTGGCAAAATATTTTGACAAACGTGAAAATATGAAAAAACAGCCGGGAGCATATTTCCATCCCGGTTATCCGTTTATGTATTTTATTTATAATATGTTAGAACTGGCGTTCCCGTTGTTTACAGGATTTTACACGGTTCATGGGCCGTCTCCTTTTAAAAAGAGTACTTTTGTGAAAATGTGGGAATTAGAGCCGGAGTTGTTAAACGAGGTGTGCAGCCATAAATTCCGTCAGAAAGAGGATGTCAGCCAGTATGTGCTCAGGGAGTATCAGAAACTGACTGGCGGTTTTGTTCCCGGCAATGTAAGAAGACTCTGCCGGTATTATGATGTCTCAAATGATAACAGCAGGATTGTGGCTGATATAGGTCATCAGAAGAGTGGAAGCGTCTGTTTGAATGACAGCAATCAGGAGATTGATTTTGAGTGGGCAAAAGAAGAACTTCATATGGGTTTTGCGCAGATCTTGAAGGAAAAATCTGCATTTGAAAAGTAA
- a CDS encoding iron-containing alcohol dehydrogenase, with translation MNDFNYYAPTKVVFGKGAEQKVGNLIKEQNCKKVLIHYGSGSARRSGLLDRIEAIFDKEGITYVELGGVVPNPRLSLVYEGIALCKKENVDFILAVGGGSVIDSAKAIGYGVANEGDVWDFFDFKRKPTACLPIGVVLTIAAAGSEMSGSCVITKEDGGMKRGCTTDYSRLKFAVLDPELTMTLPPYQTACGCTDILMHTMERYFNHGENMELTDGISEALMRTVIRNAKILVKEPENYDARAEVMWAGSLSHNGLTGCGTDGGDWATHKLEHELGGMFDVAHGAGLAAIWGSWARYVCGERIERFVQFAEHVMGVEPQETEQKTAEAGIAAMEDFYREIHMPTSLTELGIAPTEEQIKELAEKCNAAVRGNLGKVKHLDVEDMIAIYTAAK, from the coding sequence ATGAACGATTTTAATTATTATGCACCGACAAAAGTTGTTTTCGGAAAAGGTGCGGAACAAAAAGTTGGAAACCTGATAAAAGAACAGAACTGTAAAAAGGTTCTCATCCATTATGGAAGCGGCAGTGCCAGACGCTCCGGTCTGTTAGACAGGATCGAGGCGATCTTTGATAAAGAGGGGATCACTTACGTCGAATTGGGCGGTGTCGTTCCAAACCCGAGACTTTCTCTGGTGTATGAAGGAATCGCACTCTGTAAAAAAGAAAATGTCGATTTCATCCTTGCCGTCGGCGGCGGAAGTGTCATTGATTCCGCAAAGGCGATCGGATATGGTGTTGCAAATGAAGGAGACGTGTGGGATTTCTTTGATTTTAAACGGAAACCGACTGCATGTCTGCCGATCGGTGTAGTGCTTACGATCGCGGCGGCGGGAAGTGAGATGAGCGGTTCCTGCGTAATAACAAAGGAAGATGGCGGTATGAAGAGAGGATGCACGACCGATTACAGCCGATTAAAGTTTGCTGTTTTAGATCCGGAGCTTACGATGACGCTTCCACCGTATCAGACAGCATGCGGATGCACGGATATCCTGATGCATACGATGGAACGCTATTTCAACCACGGTGAAAACATGGAACTGACGGATGGAATCAGTGAAGCACTGATGCGCACGGTGATCAGAAATGCAAAAATCCTTGTAAAAGAGCCGGAAAATTATGATGCGCGCGCGGAAGTCATGTGGGCGGGAAGTCTTTCCCATAATGGACTGACCGGCTGCGGAACGGATGGTGGTGACTGGGCAACGCACAAATTAGAACACGAGCTTGGTGGAATGTTTGATGTGGCACATGGAGCAGGGCTTGCCGCAATCTGGGGAAGCTGGGCACGCTATGTCTGCGGGGAGCGTATTGAACGATTTGTGCAGTTTGCAGAGCACGTTATGGGTGTGGAGCCGCAGGAGACAGAACAGAAGACGGCAGAGGCAGGCATTGCTGCAATGGAGGATTTTTACCGGGAAATCCATATGCCGACATCATTAACGGAACTTGGCATTGCGCCGACAGAAGAACAGATAAAAGAACTGGCAGAAAAGTGTAATGCGGCAGTCAGAGGCAATCTTGGAAAAGTAAAGCATCTGGATGTGGAAGATATGATCGCAATCTATACGGCAGCAAAATAA
- a CDS encoding transglutaminase-like domain-containing protein produces the protein MKGGMKKAFTALLAATVLVGGMPVNMQANVIAETEKAESASEKVNEKYADTEELDLMDRERQETQAGEQEKRENTEQPESEETEQPDTEEQSEETEQPDTEEQPEETEQPDTETELPEMEEETEEREETSIKGDASEEQIAAEQKAWTLINKYADPDYFLTDPERNAITDAQFEELRQAALQAVAGCTTQYEKIKAIMAFVADRTYYDYYAYYNNKPSYWSPYEVYEQKRAMCSGYASLMRTLCISIGIPCMDLEGHAHEYNAVYDSENGKWIFADATWCSRNSYSVDKEWEYQGYSDGYFDLSPEEIAELSNHQIYRVDGLLKDGLYYSLISYRWSRGNWYFDLAAVKK, from the coding sequence ATGAAAGGAGGGATGAAAAAAGCTTTTACGGCATTGCTGGCTGCGACTGTTTTGGTTGGTGGGATGCCGGTAAATATGCAGGCGAATGTGATTGCAGAGACAGAAAAAGCGGAATCGGCATCAGAGAAAGTAAATGAAAAATATGCGGATACGGAAGAACTGGATCTGATGGATCGTGAACGTCAGGAGACACAGGCAGGCGAACAGGAGAAACGGGAGAATACGGAACAGCCAGAGTCGGAAGAAACAGAACAGCCAGACACAGAAGAACAGTCAGAGGAGACAGAGCAGCCAGACACAGAAGAACAGCCGGAGGAGACAGAGCAGCCAGACACAGAAACAGAACTGCCGGAAATGGAAGAAGAAACAGAAGAACGGGAAGAAACTTCAATCAAGGGGGACGCAAGTGAAGAGCAGATTGCAGCGGAACAGAAGGCCTGGACTCTGATTAATAAATATGCAGACCCGGATTACTTTTTAACAGATCCTGAAAGGAATGCTATAACAGATGCCCAGTTTGAGGAATTAAGACAGGCTGCATTACAGGCTGTAGCCGGGTGTACTACACAGTATGAGAAAATAAAAGCGATTATGGCATTTGTTGCGGACAGAACTTATTATGATTATTATGCCTATTATAATAATAAGCCAAGTTATTGGTCACCGTATGAGGTGTACGAGCAAAAGCGTGCTATGTGTTCGGGTTATGCAAGCCTTATGAGAACATTGTGCATTTCCATTGGAATTCCGTGCATGGATTTAGAGGGGCATGCCCATGAATACAATGCTGTTTATGACAGTGAAAATGGAAAATGGATTTTTGCAGATGCTACATGGTGCAGCCGCAACTCTTATTCGGTAGATAAAGAATGGGAGTATCAGGGGTATTCTGACGGGTATTTTGACCTGTCCCCGGAGGAGATTGCAGAATTATCAAATCATCAGATATATAGAGTTGATGGCTTGCTGAAGGATGGATTGTATTACAGTCTGATTTCTTATAGATGGAGCAGAGGAAACTGGTATTTCGACTTAGCTGCTGTAAAAAAATAA
- the hydF gene encoding [FeFe] hydrogenase H-cluster maturation GTPase HydF produces MAGTLNDTPGSNRLHIGVFGKTNSGKSSFINAFTHQEVSIVADVAGTTTDPVYKPMEISPLGPCVIIDTAGFDDETELGERRVEKTKLAAEKADIAVIVVSGADACREDASETKDAKEKLQQSSEKNQENLPDLTEELKWYQFLKEKNTPVLFLVGKADIDPHTDELASYIKEKTGKQALTVSAKTGAGIDTVREELARLVPENYGDRLITGDLVTEEDFVLLVMPQDIQAPKGRLILPQVQTLRELLDKKCLVMSVTTDKLLPALAALKEPPKLIITDSQVFGYVYEHKPKESMLTSFSVLFAAYKGDLPYYVEGAKMLDSLTNESHVLIAECCSHAPLQEDIGRVKIPRMLKKRAGESITVDIMSGTDFPQDLSGYDLIIQCGACMFNRKYVMSRIDRAKKQQVPMTNYGVTIAHLTGILDKISM; encoded by the coding sequence ATGGCAGGAACACTGAATGATACACCAGGCAGCAACCGTCTGCATATTGGTGTGTTCGGGAAAACAAACAGCGGGAAATCTTCTTTTATCAACGCCTTCACACATCAGGAAGTCTCCATTGTTGCAGATGTTGCCGGAACGACGACGGATCCGGTCTATAAGCCGATGGAGATCAGTCCGCTTGGTCCCTGTGTGATTATTGACACAGCGGGATTTGATGATGAGACTGAGCTTGGGGAACGCCGTGTGGAGAAAACGAAACTGGCAGCGGAAAAGGCGGATATCGCTGTGATCGTGGTATCTGGCGCGGATGCCTGCAGAGAGGATGCTTCAGAGACGAAAGATGCAAAAGAAAAATTACAACAGTCGTCCGAGAAAAATCAGGAGAACTTACCGGATCTCACAGAAGAATTAAAGTGGTATCAGTTTCTGAAAGAAAAAAATACGCCTGTTTTATTCCTCGTCGGGAAAGCAGATATTGATCCGCATACGGACGAACTTGCTTCTTATATCAAAGAAAAAACAGGAAAACAGGCGCTCACAGTCAGTGCCAAAACGGGGGCAGGGATCGACACAGTCAGGGAAGAACTCGCCCGCCTTGTGCCGGAAAATTACGGAGATAGGCTGATCACGGGAGATCTCGTCACAGAAGAAGATTTCGTCTTACTGGTCATGCCGCAGGATATCCAGGCGCCGAAAGGACGTCTGATCCTGCCGCAGGTGCAGACATTACGGGAACTTTTGGATAAAAAGTGCCTGGTCATGAGTGTGACAACAGATAAACTATTGCCGGCACTTGCAGCCTTAAAAGAACCGCCGAAACTGATCATCACAGACTCACAGGTATTCGGCTATGTGTATGAGCACAAGCCGAAAGAGAGCATGCTGACCTCATTTTCTGTTTTGTTTGCAGCGTATAAAGGAGATCTTCCTTACTATGTGGAAGGTGCAAAAATGTTAGATTCCCTGACAAATGAATCGCATGTTCTGATCGCAGAATGCTGCAGCCATGCGCCACTGCAGGAAGATATCGGAAGAGTCAAAATCCCGCGCATGTTAAAAAAGCGCGCAGGAGAGAGCATTACCGTAGACATCATGAGTGGAACGGATTTTCCACAGGATTTATCCGGCTATGATCTGATCATCCAGTGCGGTGCATGCATGTTTAACCGCAAATATGTGATGTCGCGGATCGACCGTGCCAAAAAACAGCAGGTTCCGATGACAAATTATGGGGTGACGATCGCACATCTGACCGGAATACTTGATAAAATTTCAATGTAG
- the htpG gene encoding molecular chaperone HtpG — protein MAEKHGNLSINSDNLFPIIKKWLYSDHDIFFRELISNGCDAITKLKKLEMMGEYTLPSDYKPEIHVVVNPEEKTLKFIDNGLGMTADEVEEYINQIAFSGATDFIEKYKDKANDDQIIGHFGLGFYSAFMVADQVTIDTLSYKDGATAVHWSCDGGTEFDMADGTKEGVGTEITLFLNEDSVEFSNEYRAREVIEKYCSFMPTPIFLEKANAETEYETIDAADKLDTDTVVETIHEEAKTEEKENENGEKEVVEVSPAKDKLKIVKRPVSLNDTNPLWAKSPNECTDEEYKAFYRKVFLDYKEPLFWIHLNMDYPFNLKGILYFPKINTEYDSIEGTIKLYNNQVFIADNIKEVIPEFLMLLKGVIDCPDLPLNVSRSALQNDGFVKKISEYITKKVADKLIGMCKTDKENYEKYWDDISPFIKFGCLKDTKFCDKMNDYILFKNLDDKYLTLPELLVKEEEKKDENKDEAEVLDADGNPIKKESTDAADENTEKKDERKVIYYVTDKLQQGQYIKMFKEQNMDAVILDHNIDTSFISQLEQRNEHYKFMRIDADVTESLKDETSAEDLKAETDTLTDVFKKALNNDKLTVKVEKLKNADIASVITLSEEGRRMQDMMKMYAMNGMGGMDPNMFAADQTLTLNANNELVKYIFEHKDSEHVPMFCEQLYDLAMLSNQPLSVDAMAKFVQRSNQIMMLLAK, from the coding sequence ATGGCAGAGAAACATGGAAATCTTTCAATTAACAGCGATAATCTGTTCCCGATTATCAAAAAATGGTTATATTCCGATCACGACATCTTCTTCCGTGAGCTGATCAGTAACGGATGTGATGCGATCACAAAATTAAAAAAACTCGAAATGATGGGCGAATATACATTACCGTCTGACTACAAACCGGAGATCCACGTTGTTGTAAATCCGGAAGAAAAAACCTTAAAATTTATCGATAATGGTCTTGGTATGACCGCAGACGAGGTTGAGGAATACATCAACCAGATCGCATTTTCCGGCGCAACAGATTTCATTGAAAAATACAAAGACAAAGCAAACGACGATCAGATCATCGGTCACTTCGGACTTGGCTTCTATTCCGCATTCATGGTAGCTGATCAGGTAACGATCGATACATTATCCTACAAAGACGGCGCAACGGCTGTTCACTGGTCCTGCGACGGCGGTACTGAATTTGATATGGCTGATGGCACCAAAGAAGGCGTCGGTACAGAAATCACCCTTTTCTTAAACGAGGATTCCGTTGAATTTTCCAACGAGTACCGTGCAAGAGAAGTCATCGAAAAGTACTGCTCTTTCATGCCGACTCCGATCTTCCTTGAGAAGGCAAACGCTGAGACAGAATATGAGACGATCGACGCCGCTGATAAATTAGACACAGACACTGTCGTTGAGACGATCCATGAGGAGGCAAAAACAGAGGAGAAAGAAAACGAAAACGGCGAAAAAGAAGTCGTTGAAGTTTCTCCTGCAAAAGATAAATTAAAGATCGTAAAGCGTCCGGTTTCATTAAACGATACCAACCCTCTCTGGGCAAAGAGTCCGAACGAATGCACCGACGAAGAATACAAAGCATTTTACCGCAAAGTATTCTTAGACTACAAAGAACCGTTGTTCTGGATCCACTTAAATATGGACTATCCGTTTAATTTAAAAGGTATCCTGTACTTCCCGAAGATCAATACCGAGTATGATTCCATCGAGGGAACCATCAAACTTTACAACAACCAAGTATTTATCGCCGATAACATCAAGGAAGTCATTCCTGAATTCTTAATGCTCTTAAAAGGTGTGATCGACTGCCCGGATCTGCCGCTTAACGTATCCAGAAGTGCACTGCAGAACGATGGTTTTGTAAAGAAGATCTCCGAGTACATCACCAAGAAAGTAGCTGACAAGCTGATCGGTATGTGCAAGACGGATAAAGAAAATTACGAGAAATACTGGGACGACATCAGCCCGTTCATCAAATTCGGCTGTCTGAAAGATACCAAATTCTGTGACAAGATGAACGATTACATCCTGTTCAAGAATCTGGATGACAAATATCTCACTCTTCCGGAACTCTTAGTCAAAGAGGAAGAAAAGAAAGACGAAAACAAAGATGAAGCTGAGGTATTAGATGCTGACGGCAATCCGATCAAAAAGGAAAGCACCGATGCAGCAGATGAGAATACTGAGAAAAAAGATGAGCGCAAGGTAATCTACTATGTAACTGACAAACTTCAGCAGGGTCAGTACATTAAGATGTTCAAAGAGCAGAACATGGACGCTGTCATCTTAGACCACAACATTGATACTTCCTTCATCTCACAGCTTGAGCAGCGCAATGAGCATTATAAATTCATGCGTATTGATGCAGATGTCACAGAATCCTTAAAGGACGAGACTTCCGCTGAGGACTTAAAGGCTGAGACAGATACCCTGACGGATGTGTTTAAAAAAGCTTTAAACAACGATAAACTGACTGTCAAAGTTGAGAAGCTGAAAAATGCGGATATCGCTTCTGTCATCACGCTTTCCGAGGAAGGCAGACGTATGCAGGATATGATGAAGATGTATGCAATGAACGGCATGGGCGGCATGGATCCGAACATGTTTGCTGCGGATCAGACCCTGACCTTAAACGCAAACAATGAACTTGTAAAATATATCTTTGAGCACAAAGATTCCGAGCATGTTCCGATGTTCTGTGAACAGCTTTACGATCTTGCAATGCTTTCCAACCAGCCGCTGTCTGTTGACGCTATGGCAAAATTTGTACAGCGCAGCAATCAGATCATGATGCTTCTTGCAAAATAA
- the hydG gene encoding [FeFe] hydrogenase H-cluster radical SAM maturase HydG: MYSAKSLKAEEFISDEEIRETLAYADANKDNVALIDEIIEKAKLRKGLNHREASVLLACEIPEKIQEVYALAEQIKKDFYGNRIVLFAPLYLSNYCVNGCVYCPYHLKNKHIARKKLTQEDIVKEVTALQDMGHKRLAIEAGEDPVNNPIEYILECIKTIYSIKHKNGAIRRVNVNIAATTVENYRKLKEAGIGTYILFQETYHKESYEKLHPTGPKHDYAYHTEAMDRAMEGGIDDVGLGVLFGLDLYRYEFAGLLMHAEHLEAVHGVGPHTISVPRIKHADDIDPSAFDNGISDDTFAKICALIRVSVPYTGMIISTRESQEVRNKVLPLGVSQISGASKTSVGGYAEPEKEGEVTSEQFDVSDQRTLDEVVNWLIKLGYIPSFCTACYREGRTGDRFMALCKNMQILNCCHPNALMTLKEYLEDYASEETKRLGMELIDRELKKIPNPKVKQTAYEHIHDIAEGKRDFRF; encoded by the coding sequence ATGTATAGCGCAAAATCATTAAAAGCAGAAGAGTTTATTTCAGATGAGGAGATCAGAGAGACACTTGCCTATGCAGATGCCAACAAGGACAATGTGGCACTGATCGATGAGATCATCGAGAAGGCAAAATTAAGAAAGGGCTTAAATCATAGGGAGGCATCTGTCCTATTAGCATGTGAGATTCCTGAAAAAATCCAGGAAGTTTATGCACTTGCAGAGCAGATCAAAAAAGATTTTTACGGAAACCGTATCGTATTGTTTGCACCGCTTTATTTGTCAAACTACTGCGTGAACGGCTGTGTATACTGTCCGTATCATCTGAAAAACAAACACATTGCAAGAAAGAAACTGACGCAGGAAGACATCGTAAAAGAAGTTACTGCATTGCAGGATATGGGACATAAACGTCTTGCCATTGAGGCGGGCGAAGATCCGGTCAACAACCCGATCGAATATATCTTAGAGTGCATCAAGACCATCTACAGCATCAAACATAAAAACGGTGCAATCCGCCGTGTCAATGTCAATATTGCTGCAACGACCGTGGAAAATTACCGCAAATTAAAAGAAGCTGGAATCGGAACTTATATCCTGTTTCAGGAGACTTACCATAAAGAAAGCTATGAAAAGCTGCATCCGACCGGACCGAAACACGATTACGCATATCACACAGAAGCGATGGACCGTGCAATGGAGGGCGGAATTGATGATGTAGGACTTGGCGTATTGTTTGGACTTGACCTTTACCGTTATGAGTTTGCAGGACTTTTGATGCACGCAGAACACTTAGAGGCAGTACATGGAGTCGGACCGCATACTATCAGTGTACCGCGAATCAAGCATGCAGATGACATTGATCCGTCTGCATTTGACAATGGCATCTCTGACGACACATTTGCAAAGATCTGTGCTCTGATCCGTGTTTCCGTGCCATATACCGGAATGATCATCTCAACAAGAGAGAGCCAGGAAGTGAGAAACAAAGTCCTTCCGCTTGGCGTTTCCCAGATCAGCGGTGCATCAAAAACAAGCGTCGGCGGCTACGCAGAGCCGGAAAAAGAAGGAGAAGTGACCAGTGAGCAGTTTGATGTCAGCGACCAGAGAACCTTAGATGAAGTTGTGAACTGGCTGATCAAACTGGGGTATATCCCAAGTTTCTGTACTGCATGTTACCGCGAGGGAAGAACCGGTGACCGTTTTATGGCACTTTGTAAAAACATGCAGATCTTAAACTGCTGTCACCCGAATGCGCTGATGACATTAAAAGAATATCTGGAAGATTATGCAAGCGAAGAGACAAAACGTCTTGGTATGGAGCTGATCGACAGAGAACTTAAAAAAATTCCGAATCCGAAAGTAAAACAGACTGCATACGAGCACATCCACGATATCGCAGAGGGAAAACGTGATTTCAGATTCTAA
- a CDS encoding iron-containing alcohol dehydrogenase has product MARFTLPRDLYHGKGALEALKTFEGKKAIICVGGGSMKRFGFLDRAKQYLEEAGMEVQLFEGIEPDPSVETVMKGAKAMEEFGPDWIVAIGGGSPIDAAKAMWIKYEYPDITFEDMCKVFGIPKLRKKAHFCAISSTSGTATEVTAFSIITDYEKGIKYPIADFEITPDVAIVDPELAETMPQKLVAHTGMDAMTHAIEAYVSTANCDFTDPLALHAIKMIQRDLVGSYNGDMEKRDNMHNAQCLAGMAFSNALLGIVHSMAHKTGAAFADYGAHIIHGAANAMYLPKVIAFNAKDETAKKRYGEIADFMGLGGDSLDEKVELLIKYLRGMNDDLKIPHCIKNYGADSYPTEQGFVPEEVFLERLPEIAANAILDACTGSNPRQPSQEEMEKLLKCCYYDTEVDF; this is encoded by the coding sequence ATGGCAAGATTTACATTACCACGCGATTTGTATCACGGAAAAGGGGCATTGGAAGCATTAAAGACGTTTGAAGGCAAAAAGGCGATTATCTGCGTAGGCGGTGGTTCCATGAAACGTTTCGGTTTTCTTGACCGCGCAAAACAGTATCTGGAAGAAGCCGGCATGGAAGTACAGCTTTTTGAAGGAATTGAGCCGGATCCATCGGTGGAGACCGTAATGAAGGGCGCAAAGGCGATGGAAGAGTTTGGTCCGGACTGGATCGTTGCGATCGGAGGAGGTTCGCCGATCGATGCGGCAAAGGCTATGTGGATCAAATACGAATATCCGGATATCACATTTGAGGATATGTGCAAGGTGTTTGGTATTCCAAAACTTCGTAAGAAAGCGCATTTCTGTGCGATTTCCTCAACTTCGGGAACTGCAACAGAGGTAACTGCATTTTCCATCATCACCGATTATGAGAAAGGTATCAAATATCCGATCGCTGACTTTGAGATCACACCGGATGTTGCAATCGTTGATCCGGAACTTGCAGAGACAATGCCACAGAAACTGGTAGCACATACCGGAATGGATGCGATGACACATGCAATCGAGGCATATGTATCGACAGCGAACTGTGATTTCACAGATCCGCTTGCCCTGCATGCAATCAAGATGATCCAGCGTGATCTGGTAGGATCTTATAACGGGGATATGGAAAAGAGAGATAACATGCATAATGCACAGTGTCTTGCCGGTATGGCATTTTCCAATGCACTGCTTGGTATCGTACATTCCATGGCACATAAGACCGGTGCTGCATTTGCGGATTACGGCGCACATATCATCCACGGTGCAGCCAACGCAATGTATCTGCCGAAAGTGATCGCATTTAACGCCAAAGATGAAACTGCAAAGAAACGTTATGGTGAGATCGCAGATTTCATGGGACTTGGCGGTGATTCATTAGACGAGAAAGTGGAACTTCTGATCAAATATCTGCGTGGTATGAATGATGACTTAAAGATTCCGCACTGTATTAAGAATTATGGTGCAGACAGTTATCCGACCGAGCAGGGCTTTGTACCGGAAGAAGTGTTCTTAGAGAGACTGCCGGAGATCGCAGCCAATGCAATCTTAGATGCATGTACAGGATCAAACCCGAGACAGCCGAGCCAGGAGGAGATGGAAAAGCTGTTGAAATGCTGTTACTATGACACGGAAGTAGATTTCTAG
- a CDS encoding leucine-rich repeat protein — protein sequence MNDGTGVFADCTLLEEADLSQTGITELEGTFEGCSALETVKLPENITKIGFGTFTGCSSLEKMDLSQTLVTEIGGSAFSACSGLKTVKFPKTLTAIDSYAFLSCKNLTGELDLSQTAVKTIGICAFYKDGGVLGKIRLPKTITEIGSEAFSWETTDGPEKIYVITSLSKDKINAEAFKRNVPVVVCPYLYTIKFDGNGAAKGKMSERACAAGQKEKLSKNKFEKKGYTFAGWNTQPDGKGTFYEENAYVKNLTKKADEVVTLYAQWKAAQYQITYNLNGGKNNKKNPKTYKITSKTIKLSNPSKKGYVFKGWYCDKKCTKKVTSIKKGSTGKVTLYAKWAKEKYTITYKLNGGKNNKKNPKTYTITSKMIKLAAPTRKGYVFKGWYRDKKCTRKVTSIKKGSTGKITLYAKWKKK from the coding sequence GTGAATGATGGAACGGGTGTGTTTGCAGACTGCACGCTGTTGGAAGAAGCAGATTTGTCACAGACAGGGATAACGGAATTGGAAGGAACATTTGAGGGGTGCAGTGCATTGGAAACGGTGAAATTGCCAGAGAATATAACGAAAATTGGATTTGGCACATTTACAGGCTGCAGTTCACTGGAGAAAATGGATTTATCCCAGACTTTGGTTACAGAAATAGGCGGTAGTGCATTTTCTGCCTGCAGTGGGTTAAAAACCGTGAAATTCCCCAAAACATTAACGGCGATTGACAGTTATGCTTTTTTATCCTGTAAAAATTTAACGGGGGAACTTGATCTTTCCCAGACCGCGGTAAAAACAATCGGAATCTGTGCGTTTTATAAGGACGGCGGCGTGCTTGGGAAGATAAGGCTGCCAAAGACGATTACAGAGATTGGCAGCGAAGCATTTTCCTGGGAAACGACAGACGGACCTGAAAAAATATATGTAATAACCAGTCTCTCCAAAGATAAAATCAATGCAGAAGCATTTAAGAGGAATGTTCCGGTTGTCGTGTGTCCATATCTTTATACAATAAAATTTGACGGCAATGGCGCAGCAAAAGGGAAAATGAGTGAGAGAGCATGTGCGGCGGGTCAGAAGGAAAAACTTTCAAAAAATAAGTTTGAAAAGAAAGGATATACATTTGCAGGCTGGAATACGCAGCCAGATGGGAAGGGAACCTTTTATGAGGAAAATGCCTATGTAAAAAATCTGACAAAAAAAGCAGATGAGGTCGTAACTTTATATGCCCAGTGGAAAGCAGCACAGTATCAGATTACATATAACCTGAATGGAGGCAAAAATAATAAGAAGAATCCCAAAACATATAAAATCACTTCAAAGACGATAAAACTTTCAAATCCGTCAAAAAAAGGGTATGTGTTTAAAGGATGGTATTGTGATAAAAAATGTACCAAAAAGGTAACCTCTATTAAAAAGGGCAGTACCGGAAAAGTAACACTGTATGCAAAATGGGCAAAGGAAAAGTACACCATTACCTACAAATTAAACGGAGGCAAAAATAATAAGAAAAATCCGAAAACATATACCATTACTTCAAAGATGATAAAACTGGCAGCACCAACAAGAAAAGGGTATGTGTTTAAAGGATGGTACCGTGATAAAAAATGTACCAGAAAGGTAACCTCTATTAAGAAAGGCAGCACGGGGAAAATCACACTGTATGCAAAATGGAAAAAGAAATAA